The Henckelia pumila isolate YLH828 chromosome 2, ASM3356847v2, whole genome shotgun sequence genome includes a window with the following:
- the LOC140880335 gene encoding LOW QUALITY PROTEIN: lysine--tRNA ligase-like (The sequence of the model RefSeq protein was modified relative to this genomic sequence to represent the inferred CDS: inserted 2 bases in 1 codon; deleted 3 bases in 2 codons) — protein MNKFCVIGMVKEITGGYKIKYHACGLDTNPIEIDFTPPFRRINMIAELEMVANLSIPKDLSSEEANKYLSDACSKFDIKCPPPQTTTRLLDKLVGHFLEETXTNPTFIVNHPEIMNPLAKWRRSKPGLTERFELFINKHELCNAYTELNDPVVQRQRFADQLKDRQSGDDKAMALDETFCTALEYGLPPTGGWGLHIDRLTMLLTDSQNIKQRKIPG, from the exons ATGAACAAATTCTGTGTGATAGGGATGGTCAAGGAAATTACGGGTggctataaaattaaatatcatgCCTGTGGCTTGGATACGAATCCCATTGAGATTGACTTCACTCCTCCTTTCAG GAGAATTAATATGATTGCTGAGTTAGAGATGGTGGCTAACCTCAGCATACCCAAGGACCTTTCGAGTGAAGAGGCCAACAAATATTTGTCGGATGCATGTTCAAAATTCGATATCAAATGTCCCCCTCCTCAAACAACTACAAGATTGTTGGACAaa CTCGTGGGGCATTTTCTTGAGGAGAC TACGAACCCCACTTTTATTGTGAATCATCCAGAGATTATGAATCCCTTGGCAAAATGGCGTAGG TCAAAACCAGGTCTAACTGAAAGATTTGAGTTGTTCATCAACAAGCATGAA CTTTGCAATGCATACACCGAGTTGAATGATCCCGTCGTACAACGCCAGCGTTTTGCTGACCAACTCAAG GACCGCCAATCGGGTGATGATAAAGCAATGGCCTTGGATGAAACATTTTGTACTGCTCTTGAATACGGGTTACCTCCAACTGGTGGGTGGGGATTGCATATCGAT AGACTCACAATGCTGTTGACCGACTCACAGAACATCAAG CAGCGCAAAATCCCAGGATGA